One Sphingobacteruim zhuxiongii DNA window includes the following coding sequences:
- a CDS encoding SDR family oxidoreductase, translating into MAVQGALQKDALKGKTIVVTGGGTGLGKAMATYFSELGANLVISSRKLSVLEEAATEISGKTGNQVLPIACDIRNPEEVSNLRIQAEKAFGQVDVLLNNAAGNFISPTERLSANAFSTIIDIVLKGTVNCTLEFGKNWIEKKQQANVLNIITTYAFTGSGYVVPSAVAKGGVLTLTRSLAVEWGKYGIRHNAIAPGPFPTKGAWDRLLPGDLAAKFDFKNRVPLKRVGDHQELANLAAFLVSDYAAYINGEIITIDGGEWLQGAGQLSGLEAIQPEMWDAIEETIRKNSK; encoded by the coding sequence ATGGCAGTACAAGGAGCTTTACAGAAAGATGCCTTAAAAGGCAAAACTATCGTCGTTACTGGGGGCGGTACAGGCTTAGGCAAAGCTATGGCCACCTATTTCTCGGAACTTGGTGCTAATTTAGTTATCAGCAGCAGAAAATTGTCGGTATTAGAAGAAGCCGCGACTGAGATTTCAGGGAAAACAGGCAATCAGGTTCTACCTATAGCCTGTGATATTCGCAATCCGGAAGAAGTTTCGAACCTCCGTATCCAAGCAGAGAAAGCTTTTGGACAAGTCGACGTTCTTCTGAACAATGCAGCGGGAAATTTTATCTCCCCAACCGAGCGTCTATCGGCGAACGCCTTTTCAACGATTATTGATATCGTTTTAAAAGGTACGGTTAATTGTACGCTAGAGTTTGGCAAAAATTGGATCGAAAAGAAACAGCAGGCCAATGTTTTGAATATTATTACGACTTATGCATTCACCGGATCGGGCTATGTGGTTCCGTCTGCTGTAGCAAAAGGTGGTGTCTTGACGCTCACGCGATCGTTGGCTGTTGAATGGGGAAAATATGGCATTCGACATAATGCGATAGCTCCAGGTCCCTTCCCTACAAAAGGCGCTTGGGATAGGTTATTACCGGGCGACTTAGCTGCAAAATTTGACTTTAAGAATCGTGTCCCATTGAAACGTGTTGGAGATCATCAGGAATTGGCGAACTTGGCAGCTTTTTTGGTATCGGATTATGCCGCCTATATTAATGGGGAAATCATTACCATTGATGGAGGTGAATGGCTCCAAGGTGCCGGTCAATTAAGTGGATTAGAAGCCATACAGCCAGAAATGTGGGATGCAATAGAAGAAACAATACGGAAAAACAGCAAATAA
- a CDS encoding enoyl-CoA hydratase/isomerase family protein codes for MSSYLKTQVTDHICYIQLDRGRSNAMHLEMIEELATTIQQQQDNPSVEAIVLQGKEGFFTSGLDLITLFQYDENQIRLFWEKFIDLLHQLAAFPKPSIAAITGHSPAGGCVLSICCDYRVMAEGEFIIGLNEVPVGIIVPSSIFELYSFWIGKGTAHRFLLEGKLLSPQAALEVGLVDELVPFDRIQTAAGRRAKHYMQFEKNAWAATKLNIRRDLLQNIQKTKEQAIEQVLKQWWAPSTRSILQTIIDNLTKK; via the coding sequence ATGAGTTCATACTTAAAGACACAAGTAACAGATCATATATGTTACATCCAATTAGATCGTGGCCGATCAAATGCCATGCATCTAGAAATGATTGAGGAGCTCGCTACGACGATTCAACAACAACAGGATAATCCAAGCGTAGAAGCAATCGTCTTGCAAGGAAAAGAAGGGTTCTTCACTTCTGGTCTTGATTTAATAACGTTATTTCAATATGACGAAAATCAAATACGCTTATTCTGGGAAAAGTTTATAGACCTTCTGCACCAATTAGCCGCATTCCCTAAACCTAGCATTGCTGCAATTACAGGCCATAGTCCTGCTGGAGGCTGCGTATTGTCGATCTGCTGTGACTATCGGGTGATGGCTGAAGGAGAGTTTATAATCGGCCTTAATGAGGTTCCTGTGGGCATCATTGTGCCTTCTAGCATCTTCGAACTTTACAGCTTCTGGATTGGCAAAGGAACTGCACATCGTTTCCTACTGGAGGGAAAATTACTATCTCCTCAAGCGGCGTTAGAAGTTGGCTTAGTAGATGAACTCGTTCCTTTCGATCGCATACAAACTGCGGCAGGAAGAAGAGCAAAGCATTACATGCAATTCGAAAAGAATGCATGGGCTGCTACCAAGTTGAATATTCGTCGAGATCTATTGCAAAATATCCAAAAAACGAAAGAACAAGCCATTGAGCAAGTGCTTAAACAATGGTGGGCACCAAGCACACGTTCAATACTACAGACTATAATCGACAACTTGACAAAGAAATAA
- a CDS encoding MG2 domain-containing protein translates to MKRLLYLFTVVLLSLQIHITFAQDINKLQEQLFDYASNHPQEKIHVHTDRNLYSAGETIWYKAYTVIDIENQLSTLSNLVHIDLIDPKGSIIASRLHANISGLSSGDIELTDTLVEGSYRLRAYTNWMRNDSSYYFFEKVIEIGNMRTDELFTNVSLVSMDGIQYYQIKVNNTDGSLLPKTAVRYDIFDQNKPVDKGRATLNENGEILIKVDNKNRGKGILLSIKKPDRRTIKKYINGKSFFSENDVQFFPEGGNYLSNELNKIAFKATNPQGRGIPATVNIITNSNDTAGRVKSNELGMAATTVFLSDNTTYRAEVKFNDGSTKTVALPTGAKSGYNMLVATNFNKIYTQVNLTEDHLNGKDIYIIYQHLGKVFYIAKQLATKKNLTFIKEQKDLPTGVITISILDHMLTPVAERAYFNNKSYKTTLQVTLDKNSYSKRSKVSSDIILGTTVDSLTTAALSASVVNLSHIGTSSEEGINILSSLLLQADVKGYIERPSFYFNADGSYKTEDLDRLLLTQGWRKIAWKNLDSLDKKPKFQAEKAINLAGFARKIGRKAPVPNAKIQLISTNNYMEFIDTVANENGYFEFNNLIFPDSIKFIVSARDQKDKKNIDLSLVNTPPAEINQERNGPLLNNSINSLFKNELLANSEFYTELEKKGLMDKTIQIEEVIVRAVRPKAAEHSSNLNRPGNADQVITAEELSSCPNLEACLNGRLFGVIFRNGKPYMTRGNDSPMQIIVDGMYTEADMLSMISAQDVESVEVLKSVSYTSVYGMYGGNGVLIITTKRGGGFATNSKPTGMLVAQPQGLSLVKEFYKPVYEPNSTSGFQRDLRTTIHWEPNIITTKDGKAHFDFYTSDEAGTYRITLEGIDLKGNLYRRVTDFDVK, encoded by the coding sequence ATGAAGCGTCTCCTCTATTTGTTCACCGTGGTTTTGCTATCATTACAAATCCATATAACCTTCGCTCAAGATATAAATAAACTACAAGAGCAACTATTTGATTATGCTTCAAACCATCCCCAAGAAAAGATCCATGTACACACCGATCGAAATTTATATAGCGCGGGGGAAACCATTTGGTATAAGGCTTATACGGTTATTGACATCGAAAATCAACTCTCGACACTTTCCAACCTAGTACATATTGACCTCATTGATCCAAAAGGATCGATCATCGCATCCAGACTCCACGCTAATATTAGCGGGCTAAGTTCTGGGGATATCGAGCTGACAGACACATTAGTGGAAGGATCGTATCGATTGAGAGCTTATACGAACTGGATGCGGAACGACAGCTCATACTATTTTTTCGAGAAAGTAATCGAAATTGGTAACATGAGGACCGATGAGCTTTTTACAAACGTCAGCTTGGTAAGCATGGATGGTATCCAATACTATCAAATAAAGGTGAACAATACGGACGGTTCACTCCTCCCCAAAACAGCCGTTCGCTACGACATTTTTGATCAAAATAAACCTGTCGACAAAGGGAGAGCAACTTTAAATGAAAACGGCGAAATACTAATTAAAGTCGACAATAAGAATCGTGGAAAAGGCATATTACTTAGCATAAAGAAACCCGACCGCAGAACGATAAAGAAATACATTAACGGAAAATCATTCTTTTCCGAAAACGACGTGCAGTTTTTTCCTGAGGGCGGGAACTACCTTTCCAATGAACTTAATAAAATCGCCTTTAAGGCAACTAATCCACAAGGCAGGGGAATCCCAGCAACCGTAAACATTATTACAAACAGCAATGATACTGCGGGACGCGTGAAAAGCAATGAGTTAGGAATGGCAGCGACAACTGTCTTTCTTTCGGATAACACAACATATCGAGCAGAGGTAAAATTTAATGATGGAAGCACAAAAACCGTAGCCTTACCAACGGGAGCAAAGAGTGGTTACAATATGCTTGTCGCTACGAATTTTAACAAGATCTATACGCAGGTAAACCTCACTGAAGATCATTTGAATGGAAAAGATATTTACATCATTTATCAACACCTTGGAAAGGTATTCTATATCGCAAAACAATTAGCAACTAAGAAAAACCTAACATTTATCAAAGAACAGAAGGATCTCCCAACAGGCGTAATCACGATCAGTATTTTAGATCATATGCTGACACCTGTGGCGGAAAGGGCCTATTTTAATAACAAATCCTATAAAACGACACTCCAAGTTACGTTAGATAAAAATAGTTATAGCAAGCGATCTAAAGTCTCGAGCGACATTATTTTGGGTACGACTGTAGATAGTTTAACAACCGCAGCATTATCCGCCTCCGTTGTGAACCTGAGCCATATAGGCACAAGTTCTGAAGAGGGAATTAATATACTGAGCAGCTTATTGTTACAGGCAGATGTGAAGGGATATATTGAGCGTCCTTCATTTTATTTTAATGCCGACGGCAGCTATAAGACCGAGGATTTAGACCGTTTGTTATTAACTCAAGGTTGGCGAAAAATCGCTTGGAAAAATTTAGACTCGCTAGACAAGAAGCCAAAATTCCAAGCAGAGAAAGCTATCAATTTAGCAGGATTTGCTAGAAAAATAGGAAGAAAAGCTCCCGTTCCGAATGCAAAAATACAGTTGATATCCACCAATAATTACATGGAGTTTATTGATACTGTAGCGAATGAAAACGGTTATTTCGAGTTTAACAACCTAATCTTCCCGGATAGTATTAAGTTTATTGTTTCTGCTCGGGATCAAAAAGACAAAAAAAACATAGACTTAAGTTTAGTGAATACCCCCCCAGCAGAGATTAATCAAGAGCGTAACGGCCCATTGTTGAATAACAGCATAAATAGTCTTTTCAAAAATGAGCTACTTGCTAATAGTGAATTCTACACGGAGCTCGAGAAAAAAGGATTGATGGATAAAACTATTCAAATCGAAGAAGTCATTGTTCGAGCGGTAAGACCAAAGGCAGCCGAACACTCTAGCAATCTAAATCGTCCGGGAAATGCTGATCAAGTAATTACGGCTGAAGAGTTATCTTCATGCCCAAACTTAGAAGCTTGTCTTAATGGTCGGCTTTTCGGCGTTATATTTAGAAATGGGAAACCTTATATGACTCGAGGGAATGATTCTCCGATGCAGATTATTGTCGATGGAATGTACACGGAAGCGGATATGCTATCTATGATTTCTGCTCAGGACGTCGAAAGTGTCGAAGTCCTTAAAAGTGTGTCTTATACATCCGTTTACGGTATGTACGGCGGTAATGGCGTGCTCATTATTACCACAAAACGAGGCGGTGGATTTGCTACGAATTCGAAACCAACAGGTATGCTTGTTGCACAACCCCAGGGCCTATCGCTTGTTAAGGAGTTTTATAAACCCGTTTATGAGCCAAATTCTACGTCTGGCTTTCAGCGTGATCTGAGAACGACCATACATTGGGAGCCCAATATCATTACAACGAAGGATGGAAAAGCACATTTTGACTTCTACACTTCAGATGAGGCGGGAACATATCGTATTACTTTGGAAGGCATTGATTTAAAGGGAAATTTGTATAGAAGGGTCACCGACTTTGATGTGAAATGA